From Populus trichocarpa isolate Nisqually-1 chromosome 19, P.trichocarpa_v4.1, whole genome shotgun sequence, a single genomic window includes:
- the LOC7498146 gene encoding cation/H(+) antiporter 15 encodes MSQINNSSTQFQNPSRLRFDEEVRVGIHVVCQHVDMINSRGLWFHDDPLEYTLPLLLLQLSLISIITRSIYIFLKPLGQPSIVSHILGGVILGPSILGHNLAFMNKIFPREGRITLETLSVFGIMLFIFQVGVKIDPSIVWKSGKRALIVGILGFFIPFALASSIRLLLCHSISLDDTVCHVLQLVVLMQSVTAFPVIAIFLAEFKILNSDIGRLASSSSMICDMCFWSFMSIFYVAHVAKEKSMQSAIGSILSVGFLVYLLLFGIRPAALWAIRNTPEGKPVKDAYIYVVFVALMGFGFLGEVIGINSLITSFLLGLVIPDGPPLGAAIVDRLDCFVSALLMPIFFTLCGLKTNVFSVQKWKTVVVILLVVFIGFLGKIIGTMLPPLFCRMPFRDALALGLLMNSKGIVELVLLNDWKTNSDSMTDECFAIMILSVVVLIGVISPLVKALYDPSRRFLAYRRRTIRHHQRNEELRILACVLSQDNVQTIINLLDVSNHTNDNPIGIYVLHLIKLVGRASSLLITHLPREKPSQNPTESERIFNAFKKFEHENCSHAALHCCKSISPYETMHNDVCSVALEHRISFIIIPFYKQSINGKMVNSFHVFRHLNKNVLDKAPCSVGVLVDRGNFRKSLAELLSCRIVVLFFGGADDREALAYAVRMSGNPHVSVTLLHFTTTSTSEGAEIAGGTERSKRLDSEILDEYKLNAEENERVSYLEEVVMDSEGVLAVIESIENSYDLVMVGKRHGESELMSNLGKCNEHIELGAIGEMLAVTDSKLRASVLVVQQQTRVWGLRDAEDSSLLRREEKDVAGVPNSNVYRI; translated from the exons ATGTCACAGATAAATAATTCATCTACGCAGTTTCAGAACCCTTCAAGACTTCGTTTCGATGAGGAAGTTAGAGTTGGGATTCATGTTGTCTGTCAGCATGTTGATATGATTAACTCTAGAGGCCTCTGGTTTCATGATGACCCTTTAGAGTACACTTTGCCTCTCTTGCTGTTACAACTCTCTCTTATTTCTATCATCACACGTTCCATTTACATCTTTCTCAAGCCCCTTGGCCAGCCTTCCATTGTTTCTCATATTCTT GGAGGGGTAATTCTAGGTCCTTCTATTCTCGGGCACAACTTGGCATTTATGAACAAAATCTTCCCACGAGAAGGAAGAATTACACTCGAGACCTTGTCAGTGTTTGGCATCATGCTGTTTATCTTCCAGGTTGGGGTGAAGATAGATCCTTCCATCGTTTGGAAATCAGGTAAACGAGCGCTGATCGTAGGAATTCTAGGCTTCTTCATTCCATTTGCTTTGGCTTCATCTATCAGATTACTCCTATGCCATTCTATCTCACTGGATGACACTGTGTGCCATGTGCTCCAGCTAGTGGTATTAATGCAGTCTGTTACAGCCTTCCCAGTTATTGCTATCTTTCTTGCTGAGTTCAAGATACTTAATTCTGATATTGGAAGACTTGCTAGTTCTTCATCAATGATATGTGACATGTGCTTTTGGTCCTTTATGTCGATATTCTATGTGGCACATGTagctaaagaaaaatcaatgcaaTCAGCAATTGGCTCTATTCTATCAGTTGGATTCCTTGTTTATCTTTTGTTATTTGGAATCCGTCCTGCAGCTTTGTGGGCAATTCGAAATACTCCAGAAGGTAAACCTGTGAAAGATGCTTATATCTATGTGGTTTTTGTTGCATTAATGGGCTTCGGATTTCTTGGTGAAGTCATCGGAATAAATTCGCTTATAACAAGTTTCCTTCTGGGCTTGGTCATACCAGATGGACCACCATTGGGAGCAGCAATAGTGGACAGGCTTGATTGTTTTGTATCAGCATTGCTTATGCCCATCTTTTTCACCCTATGTGGATTAAAGACCAATGTTTTTTCCGTTCAGAAATGGAAGACCGTGGTCGTAATTCTATTGGTTGTTTTCATTGGTTTCTTGGGAAAAATTATAGGCACAATGCTACCTCCTCTATTCTGCAGAATGCCATTTCGAGATGCCCTTGCTCTAGGTCTTCTCATGAACTCCAAAGGCATTGTTGAACTTGTCCTGTTGAATGACTGGAAGACAAACAGT GACAGCATGACCGATGAATGCTTCGCCATTATGATTCTCTCTGTGGTGGTTTTAATAGGAGTAATCTCACCACTTGTGAAAGCTCTTTATGATCCTTCGAGGAGGTTTCTGGCTTACAGGAGGAGGACTATACGCCATCATCAAAGGAACGAAGAACTACGGATTCTCGCTTGTGTTCTTAGCCAAGATAATGTCCAGACAATTATCAACCTTCTTGATGTCTCGAACCACACCAACGATAACCCTATTGGTATATATGTCCTCCACCTCATCAAGCTAGTTGGACGTGCTTCCTCTCTACTGATCACACACCTTCCACGCGAAAAACCTTCTCAAAACCCTACTGAGTCAGAAAGAATCTTCAACGCATTTAAAAAATTCGAACATGAAAATTGCAGTCATGCTGCTCTGCATTGCTGTAAAAGCATTTCGCCTTATGAAACTATGCACAATGATGTGTGCTCCGTAGCCTTAGAGCACAGAATATCTTTCATAATTATTCCTTTTTACAAGCAGAGCATAAATGGGAAAATGGTGAACTCATTTCATGTATTCAGGCACCTGAACAAGAATGTGCTTGACAAGGCTCCTTGTTCAGTTGGGGTACTCGTCGATCGTGGGAATTTTAGGAAATCTCTCGCGGAGCTTTTATCTTGTCGAATTGTTGTGCTATTCTTCGGTGGTGCAGATGACAGAGAAGCACTAGCTTATGCTGTGCGCATGTCAGGGAATCCTCATGTATCAGTCACACTTTTACATTTCACTACGACATCAACTTCTGAGGGTGCCGAAATTGCTGGTGGTACAGAAAGGAGCAAGAGGCTCGACTCTGAAATATTAGATGAATACAAGTTAAACGCCGAAGAGAATGAACGTGTTTCTTACCTAGAGGAGGTAGTTATGGACAGTGAAGGTGTTCTTGCTGTGATTGAATCAATCGAGAATTCTTATGACCTTGTCATGGTTGGGAAGCGACATGGAGAGTCAGAGTTGATGTCTAACCTTGGGAAGTGCAATGAACATATAGAGTTAGGGGCAATAGGAGAGATGCTAGCCGTCACAGATTCTAAGCTAAGAGCTTCTGTTTTGGTGGTTCAACAACAGACTAGAGTTTGGGGTTTGCGCGACGCAGAGGACTCATCACTActaagaagagaagaaaaagatgttgcagGAGTTCCTAATAGCAATGTCTATaggatttga